Proteins encoded in a region of the Ziziphus jujuba cultivar Dongzao chromosome 3, ASM3175591v1 genome:
- the LOC107421969 gene encoding putative disease resistance RPP13-like protein 1: MPVGEAFLSAFLQVLFDRLASHEFIGLFCGQKYGESLEQLKITLVTLTALLNDAEEKQFYSPTVKKWLHMAKDAIFDAEDLLDEMTYQALKSKLEAESQANPDQVWKWKQISSSLSPSSRGLDFKLRKIIERLEMIAKYKDVLGLKENIGERSFHCKQRLLATTSLVDESCVYGRHDDKEEIIQLLLGVEENNGNIGVIPIVGMGGIGKTTLAQLVYNDRRVESHFDYKVWACVSDQFDVVKITKTIVRSITMKNFDLDDLNLLQVFLKENLNGKRFLLILDDVWTKRNNAWDLLWNPLKVGGKGSKIIVTTRDSNVASSVGTVPSHCLRGLTYEDCWLLLISQAFGNINVNVSSNLEAIGKEIVKKCGGLPLAVKRLGILLHSRKEEDEWKDILNRKIWDLPDDESDILQSLRLSYLHLPAHLKQCFRFCSVFPIEHEFDKGSLVLLWMAEGFILQPKGKKRLEEVGDEYFCELVARSFFEQSVNNRSQYVMHRLMKELADFVCGEFGFRLEDYNKDDSQKKISEKARHSSYIRGKRDVLARFEAFNEVEFLRTFLPLNPAGSIGSSFLANNVPYDLLPKLRYLRVLSFNACRISEMPDSIGSLKHLRYLDLSHTAIKELPESTHNLYNLQTLILLECRCLTKLPSKMGNLTSLRHLYISGSRLREMPSQISELQNLQTLSYFVVGKDSGSGIQDLRKMTEIQGSLIIAGLQNIVNFIDAMEANLKGKQELDKLVFQWSNGFDGLPQLQDLNVADYTSMEVPNFGETINAYTQDMMELELKQNRSLDDSRDERVEMLVLEMLQPHQNIKEVTIKEYGGTRFPSWIQSSLFCNIKFLKLSNCLKCECLPALGQLPSLKDLIVEGMERITTIGSEFYGDGLFSVPPFPSLETLKFENLLNWENWSFSGVDGREGFHYLQKIEIQNCPKLGKLLHSFSALKSMIIKGCEELVALPRLSTCYDSIGNGREYPCLVELSLWECPNLRELPILFPSLEILEIDGCQNLTEFPELPLLRDLELKNCNLEVLQNILKLTSLASLRMSEIPKLKCLPENFFQEMATLEELRITNLSELETLSDMTGLQDLSNLEGLEISECPILEELPQSFQKLISLKELRIWRCPSIVSFPTTGLPPMIRGLEIKDCESLQSLPNWKKHDDDKLSSSLEYLIIEGCSSLQSLPRDELPSTVKGLEIQNCINLMSLPREMINNNKSLELFRIAGCHSIKSFSEGTFGHPILTSSIAMNLKKLIINNCANLELLPEGLHNLGCLNHLEISDCPLLQSFPGRGLSICMLKSIRLCNCKALNSLPNRLYSLTCLQELYVEGCSSLESFPNGGLPANLMSLSVLGCEKLKPSFEWGLHRLTCLTNLMFGGCEWLVCFPEDWLLPISLSSLQLLKLPNLKTLPKGLKNLTSLDSLEICECDNLQTLPEEEPPEIVQSFDFWDVL; the protein is encoded by the coding sequence ATGCCTGTTGGAGAGGCTTTTCTCTCTGCCTTTCTTCAAGTTCTGTTTGATAGGTTGGCTTCCCATGAGTTTATAGGCTTATTCTGTGGGCAAAAATATGGTGAATCCCTTGAACAGTTGAAGATTACACTGGTCACTCTCACTGCTTTGCTTAATGATGCTGAGGAGAAGCAGTTTTATAGCCCAACAGTGAAGAAGTGGCTGCACATGGCTAAAGATGCAATCTTTGATGCAGAGGACTTGCTTGATGAAATGACTTATCAAGCTTTGAAATCCAAATTGGAAGCTGAATCTCAGGCAAATCCAGATCAGGTATGGAAATGGAAACAAATTTCTTCCTCTCTAAGTCCATCCAGTAGAGGGTTAGATTTCAAGTTGAGAAAGATTATTGAGAGGTTGGAAATGATTGCTAAATATAAAGATGTGCTGGGTTTAAAAGAAAACATTGGGGAGAGGTCCTTTCATTGCAAACAGAGGTTGTTAGCTACTACTTCTTTGGTAGATGAATCTTGTGTTTATGGTAGGCATGATGATAAAGAGGAAATTATTCAACTTTTGCTTGGGGTTGAAGAGAATAATGGTAATATAGGTGTGATTCCTATAGTGGGTATGGGTGGCATTGGCAAAACTACCCTTGCTCAACTGGTATATAATGATAGAAGAGTGGAAAGTCATTTTGACTATAAAGTTTGGGCATGTGTATCCGATCAATTTGATGTggtgaaaataacaaaaacaattgtTCGTTCAATCACTATGAAGAATTTTGATCTTGATGACTTGAATCTCCTTCAAGTTTTTTTGAAAGAGAATTTGAATGGGAAGAGATTTCTTCTCATTTTAGATGATGTTTGGACCAAGAGAAATAATGCATGGGATCTCTTATGGAATCCATTGAAAGTAGGGGGTAAGGGAAGTAAAATAATTGTAACAACACGGGATAGCAATGTTGCATCAAGCGTGGGAACAGTTCCATCACACTGTTTAAGAGGTTTGACATATGAAGATTGCTGGTTATTGTTGATAAGTCAAGCATTTGGGAATATAAATGTTAACGTCAGTTCTAATTTGGAGGCCATTGGTAAGGAAATTGTGAAAAAGTGTGGAGGCTTGCCCTTAGCTGTGAAAAGACTCGGAATTTTATTGCATTCAAGAAAAGAGGAAGATGAATGGAAAGATATACTGAATAGGAAAATATGGGATTTACCAGATGACGAAAGTGACATCCTTCAATCTCTAAGATTAAGCTATCTTCACCTTCCTGCCCATTTAAAGCAGTGTTTTCGGTTCTGTTCTGTATTTCCTATAGAGCATGAATTCGACAAGGGCTCACTTGTTTTGCTATGGATGGCCGAAGGTTTTATACTGCAAccgaaaggaaagaaaagattgGAAGAAGTGGGAGATGAGTATTTCTGCGAGCTGGTAGCGAGGTCATTCTTTGAACAATCTGTTAACAATAGGTCACAATATGTAATGCACAGGCTTATGAAGGAGTTGGCTGATTTTGTTTGTGGTGAGTTTGGCTTCAGATTGGAGGATTACAACAAGGATGatagtcaaaaaaaaatttcagaaaagGCTCGACATTCATCGTACATTCGTGGAAAGCGTGATGTACTTGCAAGATTTGAGGCCTTTAATGAGGTTGAGTTCTTACGCACCTTCCTCCCACTAAATCCAGCCGGAAGCATTGGATCTAGCTTTTTGGCAAATAATGTCCCCTATGATCTGTTGCCAAAGTTAAGATATTTACGAGTATTATCTTTTAATGCCTGTCGCATTAGTGAAATGCCAGATTCAATAGGAAGTTTGAAACATTTACGATATCTTGACCTCTCTCACACTGCAATTAAAGAGCTACCAGAATCAACACATAATCTTTACAATTTACAAACATTGATCTTATTAGAATGTCGCTGTCTCACAAAGTTACCTTCAAAGATGGGAAACCTAACAAGTTTACGACATCTGTACATCAGTGGAAGCAGATTAAGAGAAATGCCATCACAAATAAGTGAATTGCAGAATCTCCAAACATTATCTTATTTTGTGGTGGGTAAAGATAGTGGGTCAGGAATTCAAGATTTAAGGAAAATGACAGAGATACAAGGGTCACTTATAATTGCAGGGCTGCAGAACATTGTAAATTTCATAGATGCAATGGAGGCTAATTTAAAGGGCAAGCAGGAACTTGATAAGCTGGTCTTCCAATGGAGTAATGGTTTTGATGGTTTGCCACAGCTTCAAGATCTGAACGTGGCAGATTATACAAGCATGGAAGTCCCTAATTTTGGAGAAACCATTAATGCATATACACAAGACATGATGGAGTTAGAGTTGAAACAAAATAGAAGTCTGGATGATTCAAGAGATGAAAGAGTTGAAATGCTCGTGCTTGAGATGCTACAACCTCACCAAAACATTAAAGAAGTTACAATAAAAGAATACGGAGGCACAAGATTTCCAAGTTGGATTCAATCGTCTTTGTTCTGCAATATCAAATTCTTAAAGCTTAGTAATTGTTTAAAGTGTGAATGCCTGCCAGCACTTGGGCAACTTCCCTCATTGAAAGATCTCATTGTTGAAGGGATGGAAAGAATAACGACAATAGGTTCTGAATTCTATGGGGATGGACTTTTTTCTGTTCCACCTTTTCCGTCATTGGAGactttaaagtttgagaatttgTTAAACTGGGAAAATTGGTCATTTTCTGGGGTTGACGGCAGGGAAGGTTTTCATTATCTTCAGAAGATTGAAATACAAAACTGCCCAAAGCTAGGAAAACTATTGCATAGCTTCTCGGCCTTGAAAAGCATGATTATCAAGGGATGTGAAGAATTAGTAGCTCTTCCAAGGCTTTCAACATGCTATGATAGCATTGGCAATGGCAGAGAATATCCTTGCCTTGTTGAGCTTTCATTATGGGAGTGTCCCAACTTGAGGGAATTACCCATTCTCTTCCCATCCTTGGAGATACTGGAAATAGATGGATGTCAAAACTTAACAGAGTTTCCCGAACTCCCTTTACTCCGTGATCTAGAATTAAAGAATTGCAACTTGGAGGTACTACAAAATATACTCAAACTCACTTCACTTGCCTCTTTGCGAATGTCTGAAATTCCCAAGCTCAAGTGTCTGCCTGaaaatttttttcaagaaatGGCTACTCTTGAAGAGTTACGGATTACCAATCTCAGTGAGCTCGAAACTTTGTCCGATATGACTGGACTGCAAGACCTCTCAAACCTTGAGGGATTAGAAATTTCAGAATGTCCAATATTAGAGGAGTTGCCACAAAGTTTTCAAAAACTTATATCGCTTAAAGAACtaagaatttggagatgtccTTCAATTGTATCCTTCCCAACAACAGGCCTGCCTCCCATGATAAGAGGCCTTGAGATTAAGGATTGTGAGTCACTTCAGTCCCTACCGAACTGGAAGAAGCATGATGACGATAAGTTGTCTTCATCGCTTGAATACTTAATAATTGAAGGTTGTTCTTCTCTCCAATCTTTACCAAGAGATGAGCTGCCCAGCACAGTCAAAGGACTTGAAATACAAAACTGCATAAATTTGATGTCCCTTCCAAGGGAGATGATTAACAACAACAAGTCTCTTGAACTTTTCAGAATTGCAGGCTGTCATTCCATCAAGTCATTTTCAGAAGGTACTTTCGGGCATCCTATACTCACATCTAGCATAGCCATGAACCTTAAGAAACTAATCATCAACAACTGCGCCAACCTTGAGCTGCTCCCTGAAGGCCTTCACAATCTGGGTTGTCTCAATCACTTGGAAATAAGTGATTGTCCACTTCTTCAATCATTTCCTGGACGTGGCCTATCAATCTGCATGTTGAAGTCTATTAGATTGTGCAACTGCAAGGCTTTGAATTCCCTACCAAATCGTTTATACAGCCTCACATGTCTTCAAGAATTATATGTCGAAGGTTGTTCGAGTCTTGAGTCATTTCCAAATGGAGGGTTGCCTGCAAATCTGATGTCACTTTCGGTATTGGGATGTGAGAAACTGAAGCCTTCATTTGAGTGGGGTTTGCACAGACTTACTTGTCTTACAAACCTTATGTTTGGTGGATGTGAATGGCTGGTTTGTTTTCCAGAGGATTGGTTGCTGCCTATCAGTTTATCCTCTCTTCAACTGCTGAAGTTACCTAATCTTAAAACCCTTCCCAAGGGTTTGAAAAACCTCACTTCTCTTGATAGTCTAGAAATATGCGAATGCGACAACCTTCAAACTTTGCCTGAAGAAGAGCCACCTGAGATTGTtcaaagttttgatttttgggacgtactctaa
- the LOC107421955 gene encoding pentatricopeptide repeat-containing protein At3g09040, mitochondrial, which produces MLLSKLRSWVLCINKTSQFETIIKNRLQLYCSSSFSTCSNFLAGKDPSRIATALCFSESTKSYLLGTQLHACVIKLGHTNDVFSQNNLIKMYTKCRYLGDAFKLFHDMVERNLVSWTLMISGSVQNGEFQVGLEVYLDLIRSGLRPNEFTLGSILKICASAGSYEFGSSIHCFALKIGIELNLYVGSSILNMYAKLEDIGSAKAVFESMPIVDVGCWNAIIGGYVQCGYGIHAWKIVSLMLTRCISMDQFTFINALKGCSVTGNLDCGKQLHGLVIQSDMEHSTSLMNCLMDMYFKNGMKDSALKVFDRIQNKDVISWNTTFASLSQHANARKLADLFHEFRLDTVKPNDITFSILFRLCAELVDLELGLQFFCLALQFGFHDETNIASSLINMFSRCNAMGLASLIFDNNAVLLQNITAWNELISGYTLNYSYMEALKVFVNLWGLGVELNEYTFSSVLEACSKYENQQIFRQIHGAIIKSGFSSSGYLFSLLINGYVKFGLLDDCFEFFDGHEKLDLVCWSTLISALTQQGHTYEAFGFLKSLKEAGEKPDEFIFGSILNCCASIAGYLLTKSIHSLVIKMGFNNQVFVASGVIDAYAKCGDIDSARMAYSQSDRLNDVIIHNSMIMAFAHHGFVMEAMEIFETMKLSNLHPSQATFVSTISACSHMGLISQGLDLFQSMVSDYKMEPSPDVYGCLVDMLSRNGYLDNAQQIVEVMPYTPWPAILRSLLSGCRIYGNRELGEWTAKKLIQLDPEDDVPFVLLSKVYSEVGGWEDAREVQRSMIERGIAKSTGYSWIEVEQKVS; this is translated from the coding sequence ATGTTACTTTCAAAGCTAAGAAGTTGGGTTCTTTGTATAAATAAGACTAGTCAGTTCGAAACAATTATCAAAAACCGACTCCAACTCTATTGTTCCAGTTCCTTCTCTACATGCTCTAATTTCTTGGCAGGGAAAGATCCATCTAGAATTGCCACTGCCCTTTGCTTCTCTGAAAGTACAAAATCATATTTGCTTGGTACCCAACTGCATGCCTGTGTAATCAAGCTGGGACATACTAATGATGTTTTCTCACAGAATAACTTGATAAAGATGTATACAAAATGCAGATATTTGGGTGATGCATTTAAGTTGTTTCATGATATGGTGGAGAGAAACCTTGTTTCGTGGACTTTGATGATCTCTGGTTCGGTCCAAAATGGTGAATTTCAAGTTGGTTTGGAGGTTTATTTAGACTTGATAAGAAGTGGGTTACGACCAAATGAGTTCACTCTTGGTAGTATTTTAAAGATATGTGCTAGTGCAGGTTCATATGAGTTTGGTTCAAGTATTCATTGTTTTGCATTGAAAATTGGGATTGAACTGAACTTATATGTGGGTAGTTCTATTTTGAACATGTATGCTAAGTTGGAGGACATTGGGTCTGCTAAAGCAGTGTTTGAGTCCATGCCCATTGTCGATGTTGGTTGTTGGAATGCTATTATTGGAGGGTATGTGCAATGCGGCTATGGCATTCATGCATGGAAAATTGTTTCCTTAATGCTGACTAGGTGTATAAGTATGGACCAATTCACCTTTATTAATGCTCTTAAAGGGTGCTCCGTTACAGGAAATTTGGATTGTGGGAAACAGCTCCATGGACTGGTCATCCAAAGTGACATGGAGCATAGTACTTCATTGATGAATTGTTTGATGGATATGTACTTTAAAAATGGCATGAAAGACTCAGCTTTGAAAGTGTTTGATAGGATACAAAATAAAGATGTTATATCCTGGAACACTACATTTGCATCCTTATCTCAACATGCAAATGCAAGGAAACTTGCAGACTTGTTCCATGAGTTCAGGTTAGATACTGTGAAACCCAACGATATCACTTTTTCAATCTTGTTCAGATTATGTGCAGAGCTAGTTGATCTTGAACTTGGACTTCAGTTTTTCTGTCTAGCATTACAATTTGGGTTTCATGATGAAACTAATATTGCAAGCTCATTAATCAATATGTTTTCTAGATGTAATGCTATGGGATTGGCATCCCTAATCTTTGACAACAATGCAGTACTTTTACAAAACATAACTGCTTGGAATGAGTTGATTTCTGGATACACTTTAAATTATTCTTACATGGAAGCCCTAAaggtttttgttaatttatggGGTTTAGGAGTTGAATTGAACGAATATACCTTCTCCAGTGTATTGGAAGCTTGTTCTAAATATGAAAACCAGCAAATATTTAGACAAATTCATGGTGCTATCATCAAGTCTGGTTTCTCTTCTAGtggatatttatttagtttattgaTTAATGGTTATGTTAAATTTGGGCTATTAGAtgattgctttgaattttttgatGGCCACGAGAAATTAGATTTGGTATGTTGGAGTACTTTGATATCTGCATTAACACAGCAGGGACATACTTACGAGGCTTTTGGATTTCTCAAATCTCTAAAAGAAGCTGGTGAGAAGCCTGATGAGTTCATTTTTGGCAGCATTTTGAATTGTTGCGCCAGTATTGCCGGTTATCTTCTAACTAAATCTATCCATTCCCTTGTCATTAAAATGGGATTCAACAATCAAGTTTTTGTTGCAAGCGGAGTTATTGATGCTTATGCAAAATGTGGGGACATTGACAGCGCAAGGATGGCTTATAGTCAGTCAGATAGATTGAACGATGTCATTATACACAATTCTATGATCATGGCTTTTGCTCATCATGGTTTTGTCATGGAAGCTATGGAAATCTTTGAAACAATGAAGTTGTCTAATCTGCATCCCAGCCAAGCCACATTTGTGTCCACCATATCAGCATGTAGTCACATGGGACTAATCAGTCAAGGCCTTGATTTGTTTCAATCAATGGTCTCAGATTACAAGATGGAACCTTCTCCAGATGTTTATGGTTGCTTGGTTGATATGCTTTCTCGAAATGGATACCTTGACAATGCTCAACAAATAGTTGAAGTGATGCCGTATACTCCTTGGCCTGCGATATTGAGATCCTTGCTTAGCGGCTGTAGGATTTACGGGAATAGAGAGCTCGGAGAATGGACTGCAAAGAAGTTAATTCAGTTGGATCCAGAGGATGATGTACCTTTTGTACTACTGTCGAAGGTTTATTCTGAAGTTGGCGGTTGGGAAGATGCCAGAGAAGTGCAGAGAAGCATGATAGAGAGAGGCATAGCGAAAAGCACAGGATATAGTTGGATTGAGGTGGAGCAGAAGGTCAGCTGA